From the Deinococcus sonorensis KR-87 genome, the window GGCTGACCATCCGGACGAGTGATCCGCCCGACCGCGTAGCCGGGCCGCACCGTGGGCACAGCGAGGGCCAGGGGAACAGTGCAGGCCAGCATGAGCAGCGAGACCGACAGGGAGCGGACCGGTGACGTCATGAAACCTCCTGAGTTGCACTCTGCTCCGTACACTCTCATGTCGGCCTCACACCGTCAATCCCGGCCCTCAGGGGTGGGGCAGGTGGGCTCAGTTGCCCTGGGGGTCGCCCGGGTTCTGACCTCCGCGGCCGGGAGTGCCCGGTCCACGGCCCCCCTGATCCGGACCGGCCGGACCCTGCATCCGCGGGCCGATCCCGCCGGGCCCCTGCATCGGCTGCGACAGGTCCACGATGCGCGCTCCGCCGCGTCCATCCCGGATCACGGCAAAGGTGGCACCCGCCGGAGCACTGGCGTGGACCGGGTCCTGCCGGTCCGGAGTCGCCCCGGTGCCCCGATGACCCTGCTGAGCGCCCGGCTGGCCCGGCGCCTGCTGAGACGTCATCGGCCCGGCGCCCTGTTGAGGCGGCTTCAGCGTGACCGTCTGGAGCAGTTTTCCTCCGGCAAGCGGATCTCCGGCGTAGTAGCTGACCTGCAGGGAGGTGGGAACTCCCTGACGGGGCGCGGCCTGAGCGGCTGGTGGACGCGTGGGTGTGGCCGTGCTCGGCGTGCCCTGACCGGCCGCCATGCTGGGAGCGGCGATCATGCCGGCCACGCTGAGGGCCAGGAGGGTGCGGGGCAGACGGTGGGCGGCAAGGATCCTGATGTTCCTGAACATATGACCTCCGGTGATGCAGGGAGCGCCTGGTCGCGCCTCTCCTGCTTCACAGCGTGAGGTCCTGTGCCCGAGGTTCAGCGCAGCCTCAGCGAAGGCCAGCCCCAGAATGTGCAAGGTCCGGTGAAGCCGTTTCCCTGATATGGCAGGTTCATGATTGCCGGGGTGAACCCCCAGACATTCGGCTTCCTGCTCAGGTTCACATCTTGATCAGGCCGTGCTGCCAGCGCTCCACCGACTCGGCCACGCTGCGCAGTTCACCCGGTGTAATCAGCCCCAGGGCCATGGCGTGGGCGGCGGCCGCGAAGCTGTCGCGGGCCAGCACCATGTCCACCCCGAGCCGCTGCAGCTCATCGCGCAGCCGCAGCACCCGCTCGTCGCCGCGTCCGGCGGTCACGTCGCGGATGTACACGCCCAGCACCCGGCCGGGAAAGCGCCGCACCACCTCGGCATAGATCTCCGGGTCCTTCTCGCCACTATCGCCCACCAGCACGAACGGCAGATGAGGATAGGCGCGCAGGATGCGGTCAATGACCCGGTGCTTGTAGCTGTTGTGGCCGTGCAGCAGCTCGGCCCCCCAGTTGCGCAGGAACATCGGGCCGAGCGGGATGCGGCGGTAATCCAGAAACTGCCACAGCAGGTCAAAGAAATTCCACGGACTGCTCGACACGTAGAACACCGGATTGCGCCGCCGACCGTCGCGGGTCAGCGCCCGGTACAGCGAGCCGACGCCGGGAAACGGGGAGCGCGAGCGGGCGTTGCCGGTCAGCACCGTCATCAGCATGCGCGGCAGACTGGTCACGTCCGAGCGGATCACCGTGTCGTCCAGGTCGCTGATCACCCCGAAGCGGGCCTGATCCACCACCTGCACCCAGCCGTGGGTCATCCGGTTGCGACCGGTCAGCTGCAGCTCGGCGCTCTGCCAGCCGGCTTGAAACGGCTCCTTCGCCTCGAAGACCAGCGTGAAGTACCCGTCCGCGTCCGACTCGGCGTGGGCCGAGGCGCCGCCCAGCGTGCCGTCCACACCCACGCCGCCCACCTCCCGCGAGGACAGCCGGCGCAGCACGTTGGCGAAGTTGCGCCAGCGCGGGTCGGCGTTCTGCGGAGGGTGGAGGGTGCGCGGCAGCACCACCCGGCCGGTCAGTTCCACCCGCTGCGGGGTGCCCCAGCCGCAGTAGCTCAGGATGATGATCTTGCCGCGCAGCCGGCGTGGCTGGATAAAGCGGCTGAAGCGCTGGTCCACCGTCTGCAGCGCCCGCTCCAGCACCGGCGTCAGGGTACGGAAGACACTCACCGCCACGCTCCGGGAAGCCGGAGAGGGCCGGACCGGACAGCCACCAGTTCAGACGCAGGCACGGCGGGGTGACGGCTCACCCGGTCAGTCTAGCGGGTGGCCGTGCCGGCTGCCTGAACCAGGCCTCAACCGTAGCGGCGGGCACGGATGACCTGCATCACCCGGTCCGCCACCCCCGGCAGCACCCCCTCGATCACCGACAGCGGGCCGTACCACGCGGGCGACACCACCTCGCGGCGCGGGCGCTCCAGCACGTCCGCGATGGCCCTGGCCACCCCCTCCGGGCCGGGCATCGGGAGTCTGGCGTCCTGGGTGAGCTCGGTACGCACGAAGCCCGGCGACACCAGACTCACCTGCACGCCGCTGCCCAGCAGTTCACGGCGCAGCGCCAGCGAGAAGCCGCGCAGGCCATACTTGCTGGCCGAGTACATGCCGTGCGTCGCCACCCGCCCCGCCACCGAGCCGATATTCACGATGTGCCCGCCGCGCCGTTCCCGCATGGCCGGCAACACCAGCCGGGTTAGCTCGATGGGCGCCGTCAGGTTGGTGTGCAGCACCCGGATCGGATCCGGGTCGTCCCACCACGCCCCATGCGCGATGCTCACGCCGGCATTGTTGATCAGCACATCCACCCGCCCGAAGCGGTCGAGCGCCGCCTGAACCATCCGGCGCCGGTCCGCGTCCACGGTGACGTCGCCCGCCTGCACCGCCACCCGCTGGCCGGTGGGGTCGAGGCGACGGGCGAGGTCGTCCAGCGCGCCGCTGCGCCGCCCGGTCAGCAGCAGGGCGTAGCCTCGGCCTGCCAGTTCGTTCGCCGTCGCCGCGCCGATGCCGCTGGACGCTCCGGTCAGCAGCACCACCGTGCGCCGTTCTGCCGCCTGCATGTGAGAAGTGGTCATGTGCGAATGCTAGCGGCTCAGCCGCCCGTCAGCTGCGGGCGGCACAATGCGGGCGTGTCCTCTCTGCGTGTCCGCCGCCTTGCCGCCCTGCTGCCCACCGTCCTGACCCTGGCGGGCCTGTCTGCCGCCATCCGGGTCACGGTTCTGCCCACCACACCGTCCGTTCCAGCCATGCAGCAGCCGACCGACCCGCTGTATCCGCAGCAGTGGAATCTGACCCAGATCGGGATGCCGGACGCCTGGCGGGTGCGCTCCGGCGCGTCGGTCACGGTGGGCGTGCTGGATACCGGGTATGTGGCGAGCAGCGAACTGGGCAGCCGGGCGATCAACGGCTACGATTTCGTGTCGGACCCGGCACGCAGCGGCGACGGCGACGGCCGCGACCGCAACGCCAGCGGGGTGGGTCCGCTCGCATATCACGCGGAGGTGGTCGCCAACCTGATCGGCGCATCTCACAACGGCCAGGGCATGGCCGGCATCAATCCGGCGGCCCGCATCGTGGAGGTGCGGGTGGCCGGCACCGACGGCATGATCGACCCGCAGGACCTCGCCGACGCCATCCGCTGGACCGCCGGCCTGCGGGTGGACGGCGCGCCGGTCAACCCGAACCCCGCCCGACTGCTGAACCTGAGCCTCTATGCTGACTTCATTCCGCTGACCGGCTGCGACGCGCGTATTCAGAGAGCGATTCAGGACGTGACCGCCCGCGGCACGCTGGTGATCGCGGGGGCCGCCAACGATGGCCAGGACGCGGCCGGCTACACCCCTGCCGGCTGTCCGAACGTGCTGACGGTCACGGCGGTGGACCGCAGTGGGCACCGCCCGGCGTACGCCAACTGGGGCCTGAGCGTGGGGCTGGCGGCCCCCGGTGGAGACGCGCAGGACGGCGTGCCGATGGTAAGTCAGGGACAGGTGACGCGCAAGAACGGCACGAGTTTCGCCGCGCCCCACGTGACCGGCGTGGCCAGCCTGATGCTGGGCCTGCGTCCCACGCTCACGCCGGCCCAGCTGCGGCAAGTGCTGGAGCAGACCGCTGCGGCGTTTCCGGGCGGCACCTGTGACCCGGCGAGCCCGGACCACCGATGCGGCACGGGAATCCTGAACGCGGGTGCGGCCCTGCGGGCGGCCGCGGCGCTTCGCTGAGCAGCAGTGTTGACAAGCTGGGGGGGCGCGGCTATCCTTAGACCCGCTGCGAAAGCGGCGGGCACCACAAAGATGGCGCCAGGCCTGGTCCGGTAGTGTAGCGGTTAGCATATCTGCCTGTCACGCAGAAGGTCGCGGGTTCAAATCCCGTCCGGACCGCCAAGCCCTGAACCCTCGGGGCAAGCACGGCAAAGTAGCTCAGCTGGTAGAGCAAACGACTGAAAATCGTTGGGTCGGCGGTTCAAGTCCGCCCTTTGCCACCACACGAGTTCGGCCCCGTCACAGACGGGGCTTTTTTGTTGCCTGCTGGTTTGGGGCGCGCACACTGTCAAACGGCCTGCCGGTACGGTCAGAAGGCCCGTGTTCATGCCGTGTAGACGGGCCGTCGGGCACGCCACGCTATGCTGGGCGCATGTCGTCATCACCGGAGGCGCTCAGGGGCGCTTCAGCCGCCCTGACCGGGCACCTTCATCACGTGCTGGGTGACCTGGCCTCTGCCAGGACCCGAGGCGCCGTCCTGAAGGTCATGGTGGCCGGGTCCCTGGCGGCACTCGATGCTGCGGCGAGTGTGGTGCTGCTGCCGGACGAACAGACAGGCGGCCTGGCGGTGGCGGCCAGCAGCGGTTCCCCGGACAACCTCCCGGGGGGTTCGGATGCTGACGGGCTGCTGGCGCACACGGCCTTCAGGTGCGGGCAGGCACAGTATGTCGAGGGTCCTGCTTCGCGCCCGGGCCGTTCAGCGGAGCAGGCGGCCGGACCTGGCGCTCAAGCGGCCGTTCCGATGCTGCTGGACGGGCAAGCCCTGGGCGTGCTGGTGCTGGACTACCACGCGCCGCACACCTTCACAGAGCCAGAGCGACTATTTCTCGGGACCCTGGCGGGACAGGGGGCAGTGGCACTGGGGCGGGCCGTGGGCCTCGAACAGCTGGATCGGCTCCAGGGCCGGACCCGGCAGATCGAGATGGCGGCCCGCGCTCAGGACGCCTTCATGGCCTTCAGCGACGCCATTGGAACCGAGACCGACCTGCTGGCCCTGGCGCGTCAGGCCATCGAGGTGCTCAGAGCGCGGTTTCCGGATGCCAGCATCGGCTATTACGAACCGGAGAACGGTCGGTGGAAGGCGCGGGTCTGGAGCCAGGACGTGACTCCACAGGTGGCCGCCCTGATCGCCAGCGGACTCACTCCAGAGACGCCGATGATCGCACGGGTGCTCCACACCCGGCAGCCGGAGTTTCGGGAGGGCTGGAACGCCGAACAGGAGCAGCTCGCCACCACCGGGGAGTACGGCGCGGTGGCCAATTATCCGGTGGTGGTTGAAGGCGTGGTGTGGTCGATGCTGTCCGTCGGCCTGCGCCACAGCCAGCGCTGGACTGGGGCGGACCGGGCGCTGGTGCGGGCGGTCGGCCGGGGCCTGAATCTGGCCATCGAACGCGCCGAAGCGGTGCAGCGGCTCTCGCAGCAGAACGCGGAACTTGCCGCGCAGACCCGCGCCCTGCAGGTGTTCGCGGACCTGACCCGTGACCTGGCGCTCTCCACCGAGCCGCTTCTGCTGGTCCGGCGCGCCCAGGAGGTGGCGATGTCGATGCTCCCGGACGGGTTTGCCCTGTACTACGAACCGCAGGGCGACCTCTGGCGTTGCCGGATGCAGCTTGGTGATCTGCAGTCTCCGGAGCTGCAGGCGACCGTCGACGCTGGACTGCCCTATGCAGAGACGCAGAACCTGCTGACCCCCTGGACCACGGGTCAGCCGTACTTTCAGGACGTGTATCACCACGACACCGATCAGCTGTCCATGGTGGTGGGCCATATCGGGGCGACGGCAACCCTGCCGGTGCGTGTGGGAGGTCGTCCGGCCGGCGTGCTCGCGCTCGGCCTGTTTCATCAGCGGGCCTGGTCGAAGGTGGACCGGGTGCTGCTGGAGACGGTGGTCCGGAGTCTGGAGCTGGCCCTGGACCGCTCTGCCCAGGCACGGGACCTGGAGGAGGAACGGGCCGCGCTGGAGGCCTTCACACGCTTCACCGAGGCTGTGGGCGGCGAAACGGACGTTCAGATGCTGGTGCGCCAGGCCATCACCCTGCTCGCGGATACCTGTGACGTGGACGCCGCCTATTTTGAGCGCGACGGAGACCTGTTCAAGGCGCGGGCGTGGAGTGAAGTTGATGACGAGACGCTCGTCTCCCTCCTGCAGGGCGGGTTTCCCCTGGTCAACTCCAGCATTGCTCTGCTGCTGAAGCAGAATACGGCCGCCTTCATTGATCACTGGAACGACACGGGGTTGCTGATCCGCGAGACAGGCATCTATCTGGCCGTGGCGGGCTATCCCTATTTTGTGGAAGGTGAACTGCAGAGCGTCCTGATGGTCGGCTCGCGCACGTCGCTGAGCTGGGACGAACGGGCACGGGGGATTTTCCGTGCGGTGGGCCGCAGCCTCGACCTGGCCCTGCTCCGTGCCCGGCAGACCCGGATGCTGCAGGAGCAGCGCGACACCCTGGACATCCAGACACGCGAGCTATCAGCTGCGAACGAGGAACTGGAAGCGTTCACGTACTCCACCTCCCACGACCTCCGGACCCCGGTGCGCCACGTGATGAGCTTTGCCCGGCTGGCCCAGAAGGATCTGGCGACCCACCAGAACGACCGGGTCGGCCGTCACCTGACCATCATCGAACAGGCCGGCGAACGCATGACCAGCATGATCGACGGCATGCTGGTGCTCTCACAGGCGGGCCGGGCCAACCTCAAGCCGCGCCGCGTGCCGCTGCAGAAGCTGGTCACGCAGGCCCAGAACGATGTGGGGCTCGAATACCCTGATCGCCCCATCCACTGGCAGATCAGCCGACTCCCCACCGTGTGGGGCGACGCGACGATGCTGCAACAGGTGATGACCAACCTGATCAGTAACGGGGTCAAGTACTCCAGCACGCGGGAGATCAGCCGGATCAGCGTCTGGGCCGATGAACAGCCTGGGGAATGGGTCATCCATGTGCAGGACAACGGTGTGGGCTTCCAGCCCCAGTATGCACAGCGGCTGTTCGGGGTGTTCCAGCGGCTGCATCCGGAGCGTGACTTTCAGGGCGTGGGCGTCGGCCTGGCCATCGTGCGTCGCATCATCCTGAAGCATGGCGGCCGGGTCTTCGCCCAGGGAACGGTAGACGTCGGCGCCACCTTCAGCTTCTCCCTTCCCATGCCCAGCTGAACGATGCGAGCAGGAGTCCACCTTGTCGCACGACATCGGACCGTGGGATTAAAAGAGCCCGTGTTCAGCCGGCAGCAGGGCAAGGCCGTTGTCCCAATTCGTGGTCGGTTGTACAGCGGCAGTACAGTGCATTGACTTGACGGGATTTCGGTTCACTACTGTACTGGAGCAGTCACGGCGACCTTCGGGTTTTGGCAATGCATATCCAGCTCCATCAGGCAGAGTGACACCATGGCTCTGCAGACCGTATGGGAGTGGCTCAGGTTGCAAGGGCTGAAGCGTGGCCATGACTGCAGCAAATTGGCTTCGCGCTTTCATGATCGTGGGTGTCCTGGTCAGCTCTGAACAGCTGTTTCGTCGAATGCGTGCAAGTGTAACCTTAGTGGTCGACTGATCTGGTGGATGCTCTGCAACCCATCAGGAGTCCAATGGGGGGTTTCTTTTTCTCTCGGAAGCCGCTATCTTGTCGCAGCAACAAACGCGGCTGACCAGGTCTCACCTGGACAGACTGAAGTTGCCACGACCTCTCCAGGCGCGTACACTCGCTCCAGCAGGGGGAAAATACCCGCCAGTGTAGCTCAGGGGTAGAGCAACTGATTCGTAATCAGTAGGTCGTCGGTTCAAATCCGACCTCTGGCTCCAAGACAAAAGACCGCCCAGCGCGGTCTTTTCCTGTTTGTGCCGGATAAAACTATCCTTCATTTTCAGCCGGTCAACCTCACCTCGTCAGTACTTCACTCTTCTCTCCAATCACAGGCAGGTGATGACCCACTCACATCAGCTGAATGTCTATTCTGGCGACCGGGTCAAGATGCTATTCGGTACACAGGTGCGCATTGCCACATCACTGTGGCCGATCCGCCAATTGCCTCTAGTGGATTGTCAATTTTGATTTGAGGGGTAGAGGTGGTCCAGTTTCGTACGGGCCACCTCCGCGGTAAACCGCCACTCCACCTTCACGCCCCGTGCGTTCCGACGCTCACACCACGCCTCTACCTCCTCCCGCAACCGCTCGATCCTCCCAATGCGCCGATCCAGACACTGTTTCGAAAGTGCCGCAAACTCAATCTCCACGGCGTTCAGCCAACTGCCGCGCTTCGGTGTGAAGTGGAACTCCAGCTTCTTCGCCAGGCATCGGGCCTCCGCCGCCGGAAACGTCTCGTACAACGCCGCCAGCGAATGCGTGTTGAGGTTGTCCAGTACGACCCGAATCAGCACGGCCTCAGGGTAAAGCACGTTGACGACGTGCTTGATCGCGTGAGCGAAGTCACGCTTCGTGCGCTGCTCGGTCACCCTGAGCCAGCGTCTCCCGGTCAGGGGTTCAAGCATCCCGAACACGTTCGCAGTCCCGTTTCGGACGTACTCGTCGTCAAACCGTTCCGGTTGACCTGGCTTCAGGGGCAACGGCGTCATGACGTCGTCAATCAGCTGGCAGGGCCGTTCATCGAAGCACACCACCGGGAAGAACGCGTTGTAGGGTCTGGCGTACAGATCCAGCACATCCTCCATCGCGGCCACGAACGCAGCGTTCTGGAGGGGTGGGATGACCCACTGCTCCTTCAGATGCGGTTTGAGCGCGTTTTTTTCAGCGCTTTGCGCACGGTCTCGTGACTGACTGTCTCCACGTGCCCGAGCTCGACCATCTTGTCGGCAAGGAGACGCAGCGACATCCTGGACTGACCCTTCTCGGGCGTGCACGCGAGCGCGATGAGGTGCGCTTCAGCTTCTGGTGACAGGGTGTGCGGCTTGAGGTGCTGAGGGTGCATGTGGTTGAGCGCGTGCTCCAGGCCGCCTTCGACGAAGCGCTTTCGAACACGGAACGCGGTGTTATCACTGACGTGCAGAACTCAACGATCTCCTGATCGGAATGAGCAGGGCCGTTCTTATCGGCCGCCAGGAGAATGCGAGCGTGGGTGAGGCGACGAGCATGGGTCTTGCCCGCGCTCAGCAGGCGCTTGAGGGCGTCGCGTTGCTCGTCATCCAGATACACCGCGTATCTCAGCTTCATGGCCTAGCCTACCCGATGCCCCTGACCTTTGTTGACAATCCACTATTCAGTGTTTGCCGGCGGCAGATCGGAGATCATGAAAGAAAACCATCGTTTCCCGGTCCGTTTGAGTAGCTGTTCGTGGGAATTGGCACGAACATTCAGCTGCTTACGATACTTCTTTGCCTATCGCTATATTGAAGGCAGAGCATTGCTCCGTTCACAATCAAGGGCATCCAGCCAAGTTGAATAAAAGGCATTGTGAGCCTCCAGTAAGCCAATTCCGACAACAGTTTTTCACTTATAAGCCGGGCCTTGTCGGTCATCAAAAGCTCTACTGCTCCTTCAACTTCGCTTTTACTCTGGTAGACCTGCGCTCCTCCGTTGGTGGGTTGACATGGAGCAAGTAGCTCATTACGCTGTGAACGATCACACCATAATGCGGTCCGGAAAAACGGGTTGCCCCGTTCTTTTGTCGCATCCTGACACCCTTACGCCACCCAATCTTGGAGGAGCTTATGCACGCGAAGGTCGTCATTAACGCCGACATCACCAGGGGCACCATCAACCGCAACATTTACGGCCACTTCTCGGAGCATCTCGGCCGTGGGATCTACGAAGGCCTGTGGGTGGGCGAAGACTCCCCTATCCCCAACACCGAGGGTCTTCGAAACGACGTTCTGACCGCCCTGCGCGACCTGCAGATGCCCGTGTTGCGCTGGCCAGGCGGCTGCTTCGCTGACGAATACCACTGGAAAGACGGTATCGGCCCGCGAGAAGCGCGCAAGCGGATGGTGAATACCCACTGGGGCGGGGTGGTGGAGAACAATCACTTTGGCACGCACGAGTTTCTGCGGCTATGCGAGCTGCTGAATTGCGAGCCTTACATCTGTGGCAACGTCGGCAGCGGCACGGTTCAGGAAATGTCCGAGTGGATGGAGTACATGACCTTTGACGGCGAATCCCCGATGGCCGACCTCCGCCGTCGCCATGGGCGCACTGACCCGTGGAAGGTCCGGTATTTCGGGGTGGGCAACGAGAACTGGGGCTGCGGCGGCAACATGCGCCCGGAGTATTACGCTGATGAATACCGGCGCTACCAGACCTATGTGCGGAGCTTCGGCGACAACCGGGTCTACAAGGTGGCTTGCGGCCCGAATGTCGATGACTACCGGTGGATGGAAACCGTGATGCACAACGCGCACCCATACATGGATGCGATCAGCCTGCATTACTACACTGTGCCCGGCGACACCTGGCAACACAAAGGACCAGCCACTGGCTTTGCCGACGACGAGTGGCACGCCACGATCCGCAAGGCCTGGTTCATGGACGAGCTGATCACCAACCATTCAGCCATCATGGACCGGTACGACCCGCAGCGCCGCATCGGCATGATCGTGGACGAGTGGGGCACCTGGTTTGATGTGGAGCCCGGCACCAATCCCGGCTTCCTGTATCAGCAGAACAGCATCCGCGACGCCCTGGTGGCCGGCATCTCACTGAACATCTTCAACCACCACTGCGAGCGGGTGGTGATGGCCAACCTCGCCCAGCTGGTGAACGTCTTGCAGTCCGTGATCCTGACCGAGGGCGCCCGCATGGTGTTGACGCCGACGTACCACGTGTTTCGGATGTATCGGGTCCATCAGGATGCCCAACTGATCGACACGCATACGGTGCCAGAGCCGGGCAACAACGTGTCCCCCTACCCTCCACTCTCTGTCTCAGGGAGCCGCGACGACGCCGGACGGATTCATATCAGCGTGTGCAACGCAACGCTTGATGAATCGGCCGACCTGATTCTCGATGTGCGCGGGCTGGGTGCTGGAGAGCTGCAGGTCAGCGGCGAATGCCTGGAGGGGCGCATGAAGGACGCGCACAACAGCTTCGACCATCCGGAAACCGTGGTTCCACGGCCTCTGGAGCGCATCACCGTGGACGGAACCACAGTCCGGTTGACGCTGCCCGCCATGTCGGTGTCGGTTCTGGAAGTTGTAGTGGCCTGAGCTGAGACTGCCACTGTACCGGCCGCCTTTTAGAAGGGCCGGCCGCGCCAAGACCTGTAGTGAACGCCTTCAACTCAATTTTCCGCGCACGAAATACCAAACATCGATCCAATGATTCGACAGATGGACCATGGCATTCATGTTCACAGCAAGCCTTCCGCTCAAACGCCTGCCTGACGGATTGACATCTCCATGAAATCCTCTAGTTCAAGCGCCGGCAGATCATGGCAAAATCGGATTGCCATGACACGCCGCCGTCCTGCGACTGTTCACCCGTTGTTTCCAAAATGTCTCGCTCCTGGAAGCGTGACGTGGAGCGCTGTGCGAAATCTGGGTCCAGGTGGATCATGGACCACCCCTCGACGTTGATCTGCAGTTCAAAGATGCGGACAATTCCCCGAACATCAAAGTAGTGGTACTGGTCATGTGAAAGCAGCGCCATGGCGTCAGGGAAGTCGGGGTGCGCGTACGTCCAGTACTGCAGGATGAATGCCCCATCCAGCACCCATTCATACCGCTGCCGGCCTGACACTGGCCCGGCTACGGCCGGATGCTGCATCGTGAATTCCCAGTCTCCGAGCAGTCGGTCGAGCACACGCATGATGGCTCCTTGTCATTATCGGTAGATTTCAAGTTGCACGTTGGTTAGTTTCGGTGCGGCACACACGCATCCAGGCAGAACACCTGCTCAGAACATCTTCGTCACTCAAGGGGAATGCGGCGTTCGGACCCGTCCCGGATGCGGATCGGCCGGGTCACCTGCTTCGCCACGCAGGGGGGCATGCCCTCGGTCGCGCCCGCTGCCTGCTGCCGATAGACGCTGGGCGACACCCCCACGAGTTCAGTGAAGCGGGTGCTAAAGGTGCCCAGCGACGAGCAGCCGACCTCAAAACACACCTCGGTCACGCTGAGCTGGCCCAGGCGAAGCAGCGCCATGGCACGCTCGATGCGCCGCGTCATCAGATAGGCGTAGGGAGACTCTCCGAAGGCCAGCCGGAACTGGCGGCTGAGGTGTCCGGCCGACATGTTCACACCCTGCGCAAGTGCCTCGACGTCCAGCGGCTGGGCATACTCCCGGTCAATGCGATCACGCACACGACGCAGCCGCACAAGTTCGCGCAGATGCGGTGCGGCTGCAGAAGATGCTGGCACCCTTCGATTGTCCCACTGCACGACGCGCTGCTCAAGTCAGCAGGACGGCCGGGACCTGAGACGCCTGAGGAGCCGAAGCCGTGAGTCGTCGGCACCTCGCGCGCAGGGCCACGATCCCTGGATCTGGACAATCGCCGCAGCACCACAATACGGGCCGAACGCGCGGTGAGCTTTCGCGGAACCCTTTTGATTCCTCGTTGTACCGGGGCCGGTTCCGCCCAGGAAGCTTCCACCCTGCTGCACCCGTCACGGGTACCGGCAGGGTTCCCTTAAAAGCTTCCATACAGCTTCAGCCCTTGGAACGCCGTGGTGTTCTGGGAGTGTGCGGCTCGCCTCTGGCCTTTCTTTGTCGTTTCCCTTTCGGCACATCGGCTTTTGGCGTGCGCCTGCTCCTGGCCGGGACACGTTCGCCGGCCAGCAGGGCCTGCGCAAGCTCGGGAGTCAGGTCCTCGGGGAGCAGGTCCGGCGGCAACGTTGCCAAGCGGCCGTCACCAAACAGTGTGGGCTGCCCGCCCCGCACCCCCACCACCACGCCGGGCAGCTTCGGGAGGGCGAGGGTCGGGGCGTCACGCGGCGCGCGCCTGAAGGTGGGGTCCAGGCTGTCGGTCCAGGTCCCGGTCAGGCACTCCAGGCGCGTGAGCTGCCCTTCGGCGATGCGGTCGAGGTCAGCCTCCATCTTGGCGGTGAAGGCGGGGTCCACCAGATCTGGAGCGGAGCGCCCAAGGTACTGCGTGACGAGCAGACCAAGCCACGTGACGACCAGCTGGCGCTGCCGCACGGTGGTGTAGCCCCGGGTGGCCAGCGTGCTGAGGATGCTGGCGAAGGTGCTGGGCCGCCCGACTCCCTGTCGCTCCAGCGCCCGCACCAGCGACGCCTCGGAATATCGCCTGGGGGCCGGGGTCGTGCGGCGCTCGGCACTGGCGTCCCGGACGTCGTGCATCTCCCCTGCCTGGATTGGCGGCAGGGCCTGCTCGTCCGGGTCCGGTTCCTCGTCCTGGTAGGCACGGGTGAACCCCGGGTCCGTGATAACGCGCCCGGACGCGCCGAGCGTCACACGCCCCACCGCCAGGGTGACCTGCGTGCGGGTACCGCGCAGGTCCGTCATCTGGCTGGCGACGGTGCGGCGGTAGATCAGGTCGTACAGGTCCGCCTGAGTGCC encodes:
- a CDS encoding alpha-N-arabinofuranosidase produces the protein MHAKVVINADITRGTINRNIYGHFSEHLGRGIYEGLWVGEDSPIPNTEGLRNDVLTALRDLQMPVLRWPGGCFADEYHWKDGIGPREARKRMVNTHWGGVVENNHFGTHEFLRLCELLNCEPYICGNVGSGTVQEMSEWMEYMTFDGESPMADLRRRHGRTDPWKVRYFGVGNENWGCGGNMRPEYYADEYRRYQTYVRSFGDNRVYKVACGPNVDDYRWMETVMHNAHPYMDAISLHYYTVPGDTWQHKGPATGFADDEWHATIRKAWFMDELITNHSAIMDRYDPQRRIGMIVDEWGTWFDVEPGTNPGFLYQQNSIRDALVAGISLNIFNHHCERVVMANLAQLVNVLQSVILTEGARMVLTPTYHVFRMYRVHQDAQLIDTHTVPEPGNNVSPYPPLSVSGSRDDAGRIHISVCNATLDESADLILDVRGLGAGELQVSGECLEGRMKDAHNSFDHPETVVPRPLERITVDGTTVRLTLPAMSVSVLEVVVA
- a CDS encoding helix-turn-helix transcriptional regulator, with the translated sequence MRDRIDREYAQPLDVEALAQGVNMSAGHLSRQFRLAFGESPYAYLMTRRIERAMALLRLGQLSVTEVCFEVGCSSLGTFSTRFTELVGVSPSVYRQQAAGATEGMPPCVAKQVTRPIRIRDGSERRIPLE